The following are from one region of the Bacillota bacterium genome:
- a CDS encoding P1 family peptidase — MKEESSALFRNITDVPGVLLGHASDYEALTGCTVVLCPEGGVGGVDVRGSAPGTRETDLLRPGCRVELVHGIVLAGGSAFGLDAACGAMQYLEERGYGYDTGIALVPIVPAAIIFDLHVGKKDVWPDRKMGYAACLAATRGPLPEGCVGVGTGATVGNLLGKSCAMKGGLGTWSLQQDELIVGAVVVTNALGDVVDPATGEICAGLRHPENGTFLDTRDLMAKGEINRTFLGTNTVLGVVATNACLDKVAANRVAAISHTGLVRTISPAHTSYDGDAIFVLARGTVQVNPDQVGILAAECISRAAIRAVQEAWSLGGVPAARDLTPE; from the coding sequence TTGAAGGAAGAGAGCAGCGCACTGTTTCGAAACATTACCGATGTCCCCGGCGTTCTCTTAGGGCATGCCTCGGACTACGAGGCCCTGACGGGCTGCACCGTGGTGCTTTGCCCCGAAGGAGGAGTAGGCGGTGTAGATGTGAGAGGGTCGGCACCAGGCACCAGGGAGACCGATCTGCTGCGCCCTGGTTGCCGGGTGGAGCTGGTTCATGGAATTGTGCTGGCCGGAGGCAGCGCCTTCGGCCTCGATGCCGCCTGCGGGGCCATGCAGTACCTGGAAGAACGGGGCTACGGCTACGATACAGGTATTGCGCTGGTGCCGATTGTACCTGCCGCGATCATCTTTGACCTGCACGTAGGAAAAAAGGACGTGTGGCCTGACAGAAAAATGGGATACGCTGCCTGCCTGGCGGCAACGAGGGGGCCGCTCCCTGAAGGCTGTGTGGGTGTTGGTACTGGAGCCACGGTTGGCAACCTGTTGGGCAAGTCCTGCGCCATGAAAGGCGGCCTGGGGACATGGTCATTGCAGCAGGACGAGTTGATTGTGGGGGCGGTTGTCGTAACCAACGCCCTGGGCGATGTTGTCGACCCTGCGACCGGAGAGATTTGCGCCGGGCTGCGCCATCCGGAAAACGGTACTTTTCTCGATACCAGGGACTTGATGGCAAAAGGCGAGATAAACCGGACCTTCCTGGGGACAAACACGGTTTTGGGCGTGGTGGCCACCAACGCCTGCCTGGACAAGGTGGCGGCCAACCGGGTGGCTGCCATCAGCCACACCGGGTTGGTGCGCACCATCAGTCCGGCCCACACAAGCTATGACGGGGACGCCATCTTTGTCCTGGCCCGGGGCACTGTGCAGGTAAACCCGGACCAGGTGGGAATCCTGGCTGCGGAGTGCATATCCCGGGCTGCGATCAGGGCGGTGCAGGAGGCCTGGTCGCTCGGTGGTGTGCCGGCCGCCCGCGATCTAACACCTGAATAA